A stretch of DNA from Tigriopus californicus strain San Diego chromosome 11, Tcal_SD_v2.1, whole genome shotgun sequence:
GATTAGCACCGAAAATGCCTCTCAAGTCGCATTGATCTTTGTGTCTTGCCTTGAATTTGTATATGGTTAGTACATAAAAGGTCAAGGCTAGGGGGTACTTGCAATTGGACTCATCTCGGGTGCTCCACAGGGGACCATTATCGGCCCAATTGGTTCTGGACAATTTGACGAGAGAGGCACTCGGCTGAAGCACAGATTTTTACTCGACCTTCTATGGAATTGAATATCAAGTGCTCCATGAACGATTTGTCGCAATTTGCTTACAGATCCTAATCTACCTGCCGGAGCATTTGGGCCGAAAATGGCAGTACCACTCGGTGGGACGACTCATGTCGAAGTTGCTCCATCCTGGGAATTCGTGGAAATTGCTGAAACGCGAGGCCATGCGACTTTTCATCCTATGGTATCAAGTGGTAGGCGAGGTGGCGGGCGAATCTCTGCACGCCATGTTTGCCACCCTTGTCCCAGGATTTCCGTCACCTTATCAGGGATTGGGCCTCACTGCTTTGGCGGCCATGACTCCGGATACTCAGGTAAGATGCACAAGTTGTTATTAATTTTATTAGGGTCGCTCAAAACATTGATTGAGATGCATTTTGGCTTTACTTTTTgtgtatttttttgtattttttcttttgtttttgtattttcttgtgcattttcaatttattgcACTCACGAACTAGCATTTGCACAACATTGTAGGATTATGCCTTTTGAGCTCTGAGGTGTAAGCGTTTTTTGTTCGAAGGACGTTTGAAGGGGATCTGTAGTCCGTTGGTCCAATTTTCTCCTTGGGGGTTTATCTGCTTATATGAACCGTGCTCTCTAACCGTTCGGTATGTTGCCGGAATTTTTTATTCTTCCGAGGAGTCCTAGTTATTTTTCCGCCATTATATCCTCAATCGACTAACTTCGAGTTCTATCTTTCAGGATGGACCAATCAACCCGGCCGAGATTTGCCCGCTGATACCCCCTCAAAGCGGCGAACGATTACGGGCATCGCCGGATACAGATCTGACGCGAATATTTCTGGATGTCTTGATGGAGCTGATAGTATCGCAAGTTCCACTTATTGAATGGAAGGAGGGGAAGGCCGACCGCCAGAAACGATGTCTCGAGTTCCTCTTTGACAAGTTCAAGGCCTACTACATGCCCAAAATCTTCCCCGAATTCAATTGGACCATGTCCCTGTACGATCCCTCGTTGAAGTTGCCGGAAGTGCGTAAATTCCGTCCCGCCTTTATCGACACCGGCGACGGGAACAAGAAAATCGACCCGATGCTCTCTTGTCGCGTGGTGGTCATCAAATGGGTGGCTCAATACACTCACCTGACTCGAAGTGGAGCCCATGGTAGCTCGGGCACCTTGGCGGCCTCCAACTTGGGCTTGAATGGCACCATGGACGTCTCCTCGCCCGTTCAAGCCTTGAATCTAAGCGGTCACGAAAAAGATTTCCCCTCCGCTCACCAGCCCATCCATCCTATCAACGCCTTTGATGATCCCGTCCGTAGTGCCCAGGAAGGCGCCATGGTGCGAGAAGTGCTTTATTCGAGTCGAGAGAATGTGGATTTCGTGCACGAAGTGTACCGCCAAGCCTTTCTTCTCAGCTTCAGCCATTCCCCCGCCATCAAGAAAGTGATCACCGTGTACAAGGATTGGATCCAGATGAACGTCGTGGAACTGCCTCCGTTCCTTTTGGAGCCCCTCCATGTTGACAAGGAGCGAGATGAGCTGGACTACGCGATGAGTGGACGATTGTCAGCCGATTCCTCGTCCGGATACCGATTGAGGAATGACTCCTATCTGGGAGCCATTCATAAAGAACATTTAGCCGTCCGAGCCGGACTgcaaaatgttcttcaaatcttcatCACGAACGCAGCCAATGTGTTTCTACTGGAAATCTCCCCCGAGTACCCAATCCTGTTGGAGGAACAAGTTGAGATGTGCAAGCGTGTTCTCAACATCTATCGCTACATGGTGATGAACGTCAAGATGGATGCCCGAACTTGGGAACAGCTCTTGTTCATCCTGCTTCAGATCACTCAGCTCACCATGCCGGAATCGCCTCCCCGCCGTCGGGAGGACACGCTCGGGGGTCGATTAGCCCAAGCCATCTTCCAGACTCTCATCGTCACGTGGATCAAAGCCAATCTGTACGTGGTCGTGTCACCGGAGCTTTGGGATCAATTCCTGGAAGTACTCTCCTCTCTGACCCTATGGGAGGAGCTCATCCGAGAATGGGCCAAGACCATGGAGACCTTGACCCGAGTCCTGGCCAGGCAAGTGTACCATTTGGACCTGAACGACCTGCCTTTGGATCGATTGAGTGAGCGAGCTGCCAAGAAGCGACGTGGGCAACGAGCCCCTCAAGACATGAAATTCTCACCCGCCGTTAAATCCACCGCCATGCCCGTGTCTGAAAGTCATCATCTGCCCGGACCCGACGACAGCTCCGGAGCGGGTAGTCTCGTTGGAGTGCCGGCCACTCCATATCGACGACAGGGCTCGCCTTATCCTCGCCGGAAGCGTGTCTGCTCCGAGAATGAGTACAAATCGAGCTCCCACGAGCGGCGACGGCTACACGTGCGTAAACACCTGCCCGGACCTGTTCGCCGCACCATGAGCGACGGGAACATCAAACAGCCTTTTCTACCTTTCGAGAATCGCCACCGCCTCCGCCGCCATCGGTCAGCAGACTCGCTCTACAACTGCAGCCGTTCCGACTCTGAGGGAGTGGCCAGTCGGAGTTGCTCGCCCGCTCCCTCGAGTGGGCTCGAGTGCACGTCCATGAAGGACTCGCCCATGCAATTGGACCACGACGCCATGAGCGAAGGCGGCCTTTCTGATCAGTTGTCCTCGCACGCCATGCACTCTAGTAGCCATTCGCACCACGAGTCCCCGCGGTCAGTGATCGCCGGGGGCTCCGTCAAGGGATGGTTGCCAGATGTGGCCGTGGTGTTGTGGCGTCGCATGCTCGGGGCTTTGGGGAATATCAACACCATCGCGGACACGGTGATCCACGCGCAAATATACAAGTACCTCATCGAGCTCTACGAGATCATGGTACGAATCCGGAGCAATCAGGGTGTGTCCTTAGACAATAATGTCACTCCACCTTGCCCGGAATTCGTGCCTCCGTTCACCATCTTTGCCCCGTGGTGCTTCAGGGCCTTGGCCTTGCCCGAGGCTTATCAAAGGGGCAAGTTGTACGCCTTGAAACTGCTCTGTCTCCTGACGTGCCGTCCCAACGACACGGAGTTATCCCAGACCCATTTGGTCCAGTTCTACAAAGTATTACACCAAGGACTGACCGGTCCCAAACTGGATGTGATGAACACGCTGATCAAGTTCACGGGACCGCGCTTCTTCTCGCTCATGTTGCCTGGATATACGGCGTATATTTTGGATTTCCTCTTTGCTGCCAACTGCATCATTTCCACGACTGATCTGAAAGGCGTGCCTCGAACTGAAGCCACCTCCGTGGTGGGCGCCCTCTTGTCATTTCCATCAATTCTTCCCGAGATCCCGCTCTTGTTGCCCAATGATCACGAGTTGTCGTTGATTTCCAGCGCCGATGTCAAGGACCAAATCATCGGCGTACTCCTCAAGAGTGGCAAGAAGGAACCGGCGGGTTTGGCCCGATGCATTTCACTCTCGAGTTTGGGTATCTTTGTCTACTCCGAGCTCATTCACGGCTCCTTTCACCCCAAGATCAAGGAGGCCATTCAAGTGCTCTTAACGGCTTTGCGGTTCAACAACAAGGCTGTGGCTCAAATTGCTTCCGACATGCTCCTCCTCCTGGCCGATCATGTCAAGAACTTCCTGGACTTTTACCCCGAGGTGCCCAAAAAGATTGTCGAAGTCTTGGCCCGCACTCTGATCAGTTTGACCCCGCGAGGTGAGGCTGGCGTGAACGAGGATGAAAAGCGGCTCCTGCTTAGTCTGCTTTTCTGTCTGGGCGAGTGGTGCATGAGAATCCCCAATTTCATCCTCACCCAACCGCAGGAGGACGGCAAGTCTCTCCTCTATCACGTGTTTGGAGCCCTCCAACAAGCCTCAGACCCTGGTTTGTCCTCGCCCAGTCCAGTTGGTCCGGATCACCAGGTCCGTCGAGAAGCGCGCCAATTTGAAGGCTTTCCCAATGCCACCCGTGAAGGCTACGTGAATGCGGCCAAAGCCGTTCTAAGTCCCGCCGTCATGGTTTCGGACTTTGATCCCAACATCCACGTGGACAACACCAAAGAAGGCTACCTGAGTGCCAACACCTCGCCGTTGAAGAGCTCTTCGAAATCTCGATCCGGATCGCGGGAGAATTTGTCAGAACCCAATCATCCCCGTCTCGCCGTGTCGTCTCCGGATCACGATAGCAATATCCCCGTGCGTCTGGCGGCCAAAACCATCTTGTCCCACTTGGTGAACCACCTGTTCCATTTCCCGATGTCCAACGGTCCCTCGAACCTGTCCTCGTTGGTCTCGGAATGTGACGATATCCCCAATTTGCCTTCGGACGAACTGACCATGGACGTGTTCAAGCAGCCAAATATCCAGTTGTTCGTCATCAATAACACAACCCTCCTGTCGTTGGTGGAACTACCTCAAATGGAGGAAGTCCAAGGACTGCGAGAGATCCAGTCGTCCAACTCTCAGGTTCGAATCATTTTGCGGGATATCTCGGGCAAATTCTGTTGGGATAGCTCGGCCTTGTACGGCCTGACCAAATCGAAGAATGGCCACATCGAGTTCGACTACTCCAAGATGACGGCCccaatggatttgaaatccaCCGGAGCCAAGAATTACGGCGGAGGTCATCGACAAGCCATGCGACGCCGCAATGAGACGGTGTTGCCGTCCAATGAGAACACTGCCGACGACATGGACAATCTGGACGATCTGCTCCAATACATCGGACACACCAGTCCGGAATGCAAGGAAGAAATGGGACGGCCTCTAAATGCGGTCTCGGCCTCAAAGTTCTTGGACAACGAGATCGAAAGCGACGTCATCTCGGGGGTACTGAGCCAAAGAACCGTGGAACAAGATCACCTCAAGCGGCTTGTTAGCGATCTCGAGTTTGCGGGAGCCCAGGAATCGCCACCTCCTGTTAGTTCAGAGGAATGCTCTCCATTATTCCAACAGAGCCGACGGTTGTTTAATCATCTTGGCTTGTCCTCTTGGGAACAGAGGCCCAATGTGCACCTGGTCAAGAAAAATGAGCGTCTTTTGCGAGAATTGAAAAACCTAGACGCCAAGCGGAATCGGGAAGCTCACAAAATCGCCGTGGTTTATGTGGGAGAAGGTCAAGAGGACAAGCAAAGTATCCTCTCCAATGCCTGCGGTTCCCAGTCTTTTGAAGAGTTTGTGTCTGGCCTAGCTTGGGAAGTGGAACTCGAATCCCACACAGGTTTCATGGGTGGCCTTCAGAAATCCAAGACCACGGGCGAAACTGCCCCCTATTACGCCACCTCCTTTGTGGAGGTGATGTTTCATGTGGCGACGCGAATGCCCTCCAATTCTGAGGAGTGTATGCTCCAAAAGACCCGACACATCGGCAACGACGAGATTCACATTGTTTGGTCGGAGCATTGGCGAGATTACCGAAGAGGAATCCTCCCCACCGAGTTCTGTGACGTGCTCATCGTGATCTATCCTCTCAAGAACCGGCTGTTCCGGATTCAGGTGTCGCGCAAGCCCGAAGTGCCCTATTTCGGACCCCTGTTCAACGAGATGATTGTAGGTCAGCGGGTTCTTCCCGGTCTGATCCGTGCCACGGCCATCAACGCGTCTCGAGCCAAGCGATCCATGCTCACGTACTATCAGACCCATTACGAAGAGAGGTCCAAATCATTGGAGAGCATCATCGCCAACCACAAGAACCAGTCAACCTTTGAGGAGTTCATCACACAGGTGTACAGTCCGGCTCCTTTGATGAATCTGTTCCAGTATTCGGCCTCCTCGTCCCGACCCATGTCCCTGATCGGGTCATCCTCACTGGGCTCACAACATCTACCCCATGTGCTCTTGGATACGAACCATCAGACCAGTCCTCAAAATGCCCACCATAGTCATCATTTCTCCAATGGTCATTCCGATTTCCGCCCGAGAACCAAAACCGAGAGTGGAGCTCAGCCACCTTCTCCCGGTTCTCATAGTCCGCATTTGCTGCCTCTGAACAATAACTACGAGGAGGAGACATCCCCGAAGCAAACAATCAAACAGAAGCTCACTTTTAAGACCTCATTACCCGGAACGTCATCCAAACGACCTCTGGCCATCAAAGAAGAGCAAAACAATTTGGCTAGAGAGGCCAGTCCCCCGCAATCATCCATACCCACTCGAAAGCGATGANNNNNNNNNNNNNNNNNNNNNNNNNNNNNNNNNNNNNNNNNNNNNNNNNNNNNNNNNNNNNNNNNNNNNNNNNNNNNNNNNNNNNNNNNNNNNNNNNNNNNNNNNNNNNNNNNNNNNNNNNNNNNNNNNNNNNNNNNNNNNNNNNNNNNNNNNNNNNNNNNNNNNNNNNNNNNNNNNNNNNNNNNNNNNNNNNNNNNNNNNNNNNNNNNNNNNNNNNNNNNNNNNNNNNNNNNNNNNNNNNNNNNNNNNNNNNNNNNNNNNNNNNNNNNNNNNNNNNNNNNNNNNNNNNNNNNNNNNNNNNNNNNNNNNNNNNNNNNNNNNNNNNNNNNNNNNNNNNNNNNNNNNNNNNNNNNNNNNNNNNNNNNNNNNNNNNNNNNNNNNNNNNNNNNNNNNNNNNNNNNNNNNNNNNNNNNNNNNNNNNNNNNNNNNNNNNNNNNNNNNNNNNNNNNNNNNNNNNNNNNNNNNNNNNNNNNNNNNNNNNNNNNNNNNNNNNNNNNNNNNNNNNNNNNNNNNNNNNNNNNNNNNNNNNNNNNNNNNNNNNNNNNNNNNNNNNNNNNNNNNNNNNNNNNNNNNNNNNNNNNNNNNNNNNNNNNNNNNNNNNNNNNNNNNNNNNNNNNNNNNNNNNNNNNNNNNNNNNNNNNNNNNNNNNNNNNNNNNNNNNNNNNNNNNNNNNNNNNNNNNNNNNNNNNNNNNNNNNNNNNNNNNNNNNNNNNNNNNNNNNNNNNNNNNNNNNNNNNNNNNNNNNNNNNNNNNNNNNNNNNNNNNNNNNNNNNNNNNNNNNNNNNNNNNNNNNNNNNNNNNNNNNNNNNNNNNNNNNNNNNNNNNNNNNNNNNNNNNNNNNNNNNNNNNNNNNNNNNNNNNNNNNNNNNNNNNNNNNNNNNNNNNNNNNNNNNNNNNNNNNNNNNNNNNNNNNNNNNNNNNNNNNNNNNNNNNNNNNNNNNNNNNNNNNNNNNNNNNNNNNNNNNNNNNNNNNNNNNNNNNNNNNNNNNNNNNNNNNNNNNNNNNNNNNNNNNNNNNNNNNNNNNNNNNNNNNNNNNNNNNNNNNNNNNNNNNNNNNNNNNNNNNNNNNNNNNNNNNNNNNNNNNNNNNNNNNNNNNNNNNNNNNNNNNNNNNNNNNNNNNNNNNNNNNNNNNNNNNNNNNNNNNNNNNNNNNNNNNNNNNNNNNNNNNNNNNNNNNNNNNNNNNNNNNNNNNNNNNNNNNNNNNNNNNNNNNNNNNNNNNNNNNNNNNNNNNNNNNNNNNNNNNNNNNNNNNNNNNNNNNNNNNNNNNNNNNNNNNNNNNNNNNNNNNNNNNNNNNNNNNNNNNNNNNNNNNNNNNNNNNNNNNNNNNNNNNNNNNNNNNNNNNNNNNNNNNNNNNNNNNNNNNNNNNNNNNNNNNNNNNNNNNNNNNNNNNNNNNNNNNNNNNNNNNNNNNNNNNNNNNNNNNNNNNNNNNNNNNNNNNNNNNNNNNNNNNNNNNNNNNNNNNNNNNNNNNNNNNNNNNNNNNNNNNNNNNNNNNNNNNNNNNNNNNNNNNNNNNNNNNNNNNNNNNNNNNNNNNNNNNNNNNNNNNNNNNNNNNNNNNNNNNNNNNNNNNNNNNNNNNNNNNNNNNNNNNNNNNNNNNNNNNNNNNNNNNNNNNNNNNNNNNNNNNNNNNNNNNNNNNNNNNNNNNNNNNNNNNNNNNNNNNNNNNNNNNNNNNNNNNNNNNNNNNNNNNNNNNNNNNNNNNNNNNNNNNNNNNNNNNNNNNNNNNNNNNNNNNNNNNNNNNNNNNNNNNNNNNNNNNNNNNNNNNNNNNNNNNNNNNNNNNNNNNNNNNNNNNNNNNNNNNNNNNNNNNNNNNNNNNNNNNNNNNNNNNNNNNNNNNNNNNNNNNNNNNNNNNNNNNNNNNNNNNNNNNNNNNNNNNNNNNNNNNNNNNNNNNNNNNNNNNNNNNNNNNNNNNNNNNNNNNNNNNNNNNNNNNNNNNNNNNNNNNNNNNNNNNNNNNNNNNNNNNNNNNNNNNNNNNNNNNNNNNNNNNNNNNNNNNNNNNNNNNNNNNNNNNNNNNNNNNNNNNNNNNNNNNNNNNNNNNNNNNNNNNNNNNNNNNNNNNNNNNN
This window harbors:
- the LOC131890190 gene encoding ral GTPase-activating protein subunit alpha-1-like; amino-acid sequence: MFSKKQNLSKKSEDVKKSAGKVVDPKRDTPTRAKHLRIFLDNAEIYEIIPFFEAYYSHIFYIVYDAFITAEINLRQKGAHKTQREELETVLYLFEKILIYLPEHLGRKWQYHSVGRLMSKLLHPGNSWKLLKREAMRLFILWYQVVGEVAGESLHAMFATLVPGFPSPYQGLGLTALAAMTPDTQDGPINPAEICPLIPPQSGERLRASPDTDLTRIFLDVLMELIVSQVPLIEWKEGKADRQKRCLEFLFDKFKAYYMPKIFPEFNWTMSLYDPSLKLPEVRKFRPAFIDTGDGNKKIDPMLSCRVVVIKWVAQYTHLTRSGAHGSSGTLAASNLGLNGTMDVSSPVQALNLSGHEKDFPSAHQPIHPINAFDDPVRSAQEGAMVREVLYSSRENVDFVHEVYRQAFLLSFSHSPAIKKVITVYKDWIQMNVVELPPFLLEPLHVDKERDELDYAMSGRLSADSSSGYRLRNDSYLGAIHKEHLAVRAGLQNVLQIFITNAANVFLLEISPEYPILLEEQVEMCKRVLNIYRYMVMNVKMDARTWEQLLFILLQITQLTMPESPPRRREDTLGGRLAQAIFQTLIVTWIKANLYVVVSPELWDQFLEVLSSLTLWEELIREWAKTMETLTRVLARQVYHLDLNDLPLDRLSERAAKKRRGQRAPQDMKFSPAVKSTAMPVSESHHLPGPDDSSGAGSLVGVPATPYRRQGSPYPRRKRVCSENEYKSSSHERRRLHVRKHLPGPVRRTMSDGNIKQPFLPFENRHRLRRHRSADSLYNCSRSDSEGVASRSCSPAPSSGLECTSMKDSPMQLDHDAMSEGGLSDQLSSHAMHSSSHSHHESPRSVIAGGSVKGWLPDVAVVLWRRMLGALGNINTIADTVIHAQIYKYLIELYEIMVRIRSNQGVSLDNNVTPPCPEFVPPFTIFAPWCFRALALPEAYQRGKLYALKLLCLLTCRPNDTELSQTHLVQFYKVLHQGLTGPKLDVMNTLIKFTGPRFFSLMLPGYTAYILDFLFAANCIISTTDLKGVPRTEATSVVGALLSFPSILPEIPLLLPNDHELSLISSADVKDQIIGVLLKSGKKEPAGLARCISLSSLGIFVYSELIHGSFHPKIKEAIQVLLTALRFNNKAVAQIASDMLLLLADHVKNFLDFYPEVPKKIVEVLARTLISLTPRGEAGVNEDEKRLLLSLLFCLGEWCMRIPNFILTQPQEDGKSLLYHVFGALQQASDPGLSSPSPVGPDHQVRREARQFEGFPNATREGYVNAAKAVLSPAVMVSDFDPNIHVDNTKEGYLSANTSPLKSSSKSRSGSRENLSEPNHPRLAVSSPDHDSNIPVRLAAKTILSHLVNHLFHFPMSNGPSNLSSLVSECDDIPNLPSDELTMDVFKQPNIQLFVINNTTLLSLVELPQMEEVQGLREIQSSNSQVRIILRDISGKFCWDSSALYGLTKSKNGHIEFDYSKMTAPMDLKSTGAKNYGGGHRQAMRRRNETVLPSNENTADDMDNLDDLLQYIGHTSPECKEEMGRPLNAVSASKFLDNEIESDVISGVLSQRTVEQDHLKRLVSDLEFAGAQESPPPVSSEECSPLFQQSRRLFNHLGLSSWEQRPNVHLVKKNERLLRELKNLDAKRNREAHKIAVVYVGEGQEDKQSILSNACGSQSFEEFVSGLAWEVELESHTGFMGGLQKSKTTGETAPYYATSFVEVMFHVATRMPSNSEECMLQKTRHIGNDEIHIVWSEHWRDYRRGILPTEFCDVLIVIYPLKNRLFRIQVSRKPEVPYFGPLFNEMIVGQRVLPGLIRATAINASRAKRSMLTYYQTHYEERSKSLESIIANHKNQSTFEEFITQVYSPAPLMNLFQYSASSSRPMSLIGSSSLGSQHLPHVLLDTNHQTSPQNAHHSHHFSNGHSDFRPRTKTESGAQPPSPGSHSPHLLPLNNNYEEETSPKQTIKQKLTFKTSLPGTSSKRPLAIKEEQNNLAREASPPQSSIPTRKR